From Streptomyces sp. NBC_01754, a single genomic window includes:
- a CDS encoding SpoIIE family protein phosphatase has translation MNKERLLRRYQALMGAVPQSVWVMSPGGVVTVLSGGGIAEKLWAPGTDTSWMDAVHPKDRDWFQRAWRRATQQRSPLDTIVRVRLDGAVDRFRHVKIIAAPVVDEDGEVEFVGTATDAEEHWRGRMREKLLARMAAVPAARDLSEAFLTTAAAVVPELADAVAIFRLVDGVEDGVRPADAPAATSPERVGLAPGLPSLPPLDADFVLGPVAQRAIESQEASLLAFPSDGPPGDGLSDVSVRWLREAGATGVALVPVVVDGRTVALATIATCRGNPPPDEADLSLLRDLFQQMSGPLRRTMELQSIRGKALALQQSFLAAPPSIDGLTITALYHPADSAAEVGGDWYDAVRLSADAVALSIGDIAGHDLDAAMAMARVNSILRGLAYDSGPAASPAVTLSRLDRIVQALDSPAMVTAVHAVLRRQTHGGWYIALSNAGHPPPLLIPADAPSRYLHDLTAPDPPLCVTDGLTRATLYADLLEGDTLVFYTDGLVETPDTDIGDNLRRLRERTDALARRSPPLRSLIRSLLPPLHHRRDDIAIIALQARPDS, from the coding sequence GTGAACAAGGAGCGTCTCCTCAGGCGGTACCAGGCGCTCATGGGAGCCGTGCCGCAGTCGGTGTGGGTGATGTCGCCCGGCGGTGTCGTCACCGTGCTGTCCGGAGGCGGGATCGCCGAGAAGCTGTGGGCTCCCGGCACTGATACCTCGTGGATGGATGCCGTGCATCCCAAGGACCGGGACTGGTTCCAGCGGGCGTGGCGCAGGGCCACGCAGCAGCGGTCCCCTCTCGATACGATCGTCAGGGTGCGGCTCGACGGTGCCGTCGACCGCTTCCGCCACGTCAAAATCATCGCTGCGCCCGTTGTCGACGAGGACGGTGAGGTGGAGTTTGTCGGAACGGCCACCGACGCGGAGGAACACTGGCGCGGCCGTATGCGGGAGAAGTTGCTGGCTCGTATGGCGGCGGTGCCCGCGGCCCGCGATCTTTCGGAGGCTTTTCTGACGACGGCCGCAGCCGTTGTGCCCGAGCTCGCTGACGCGGTGGCCATCTTCCGTCTCGTGGACGGCGTCGAGGACGGTGTGCGGCCCGCCGACGCACCGGCCGCAACGTCGCCGGAGCGTGTGGGGCTCGCCCCCGGGCTGCCTTCCCTGCCCCCGCTCGACGCCGATTTTGTGCTAGGTCCGGTCGCCCAGCGGGCGATCGAGAGCCAGGAGGCCAGCCTGTTGGCCTTCCCCTCTGACGGGCCTCCCGGGGACGGGCTCTCGGACGTTTCCGTGCGGTGGCTGCGGGAGGCCGGGGCGACTGGCGTGGCGTTGGTGCCCGTGGTGGTGGACGGCCGGACCGTCGCGCTGGCGACGATCGCAACCTGTCGGGGCAACCCGCCTCCGGACGAGGCCGACCTCTCGCTGCTGCGGGACCTCTTTCAGCAGATGAGTGGGCCGCTGCGCCGGACGATGGAGTTGCAGAGCATCCGTGGCAAGGCGCTTGCGCTGCAGCAGTCGTTCCTGGCGGCCCCGCCGTCCATCGACGGTCTCACGATCACCGCGCTCTACCATCCGGCGGACTCGGCGGCGGAGGTCGGCGGGGACTGGTACGACGCCGTCCGGCTCTCTGCCGACGCCGTCGCCCTGTCCATCGGCGATATCGCGGGGCACGACCTCGACGCGGCCATGGCGATGGCACGGGTCAACAGCATCCTGCGGGGACTCGCGTACGACAGCGGCCCGGCCGCCAGTCCTGCGGTCACCCTGAGCCGTCTCGACCGCATCGTGCAGGCGCTCGACAGCCCGGCGATGGTCACGGCGGTACACGCGGTCCTGCGCCGCCAGACACACGGCGGCTGGTACATCGCCCTGTCCAACGCCGGGCACCCGCCGCCCCTGCTGATCCCGGCGGACGCGCCGTCGCGGTATCTGCACGACCTCACAGCCCCGGACCCGCCCCTGTGCGTCACCGACGGCCTCACCCGCGCCACCCTCTACGCAGACCTGCTTGAGGGCGACACCCTGGTGTTCTACACCGACGGGCTGGTGGAGACGCCGGACACGGACATCGGCGACAACCTCCGAAGGCTGCGTGAACGCACCGACGCGCTGGCCCGCCGAAGCCCTCCGCTGCGCTCCCTGATCCGCAGCCTTCTCCCACCTCTTCACCACCGCCGAGACGACATCGCCATCATCGCCCTGCAAGCCCGGCCGGACTCATGA
- a CDS encoding IS3 family transposase: MKVAYIDQHKETFGVQPICDVLAETDAPIAPSTYYAARSRPPSARSLRDEQLTEEIRRIHADNYGVYGARKIHAALVREGVEVARCTVERLMRAAGLRGVIRAKSPRTTRPAPETDRPADLVERQFTATAPNQLWVADITYIRTFSGRVYAAFVIDVFSRMVVGWQVATSLYTDLALDALEMAIWRRRHTGADLAGLTHHSDRGVQYRAIRYTERLADEAAVASVGSKGDSYDNALAEAFNSLFKAELIRNKGPWTSMNDVEIAVAEYVDWFNQRRLHGELGHITPAECEATHYAAEPPASLQKTS; this comes from the coding sequence ATGAAGGTCGCCTACATCGACCAGCACAAGGAGACGTTCGGCGTCCAGCCGATCTGTGACGTCCTCGCCGAGACGGACGCGCCGATCGCGCCGAGCACCTACTACGCCGCCCGCTCCCGCCCGCCGTCGGCCCGCAGTCTGCGCGATGAGCAGCTCACCGAGGAGATACGCCGCATCCACGCCGACAACTACGGCGTCTACGGGGCCCGCAAGATTCATGCCGCCCTGGTCCGCGAAGGCGTCGAGGTGGCCCGCTGCACCGTCGAACGCCTGATGAGAGCGGCCGGACTTCGCGGCGTGATCCGGGCCAAGAGCCCGCGCACCACCCGTCCCGCCCCCGAGACCGACCGTCCGGCCGACCTGGTCGAGCGGCAGTTCACCGCAACTGCCCCCAATCAGCTGTGGGTTGCTGACATCACCTACATCAGAACGTTCTCCGGCCGGGTCTATGCGGCCTTCGTCATCGACGTCTTCTCCCGCATGGTCGTCGGCTGGCAGGTCGCCACCAGCCTCTACACCGATCTCGCCCTCGACGCGCTGGAGATGGCGATCTGGCGCCGCCGGCACACCGGCGCCGACCTGGCCGGCCTCACGCATCACTCGGACCGCGGAGTCCAATATCGAGCCATTCGCTACACCGAACGCCTCGCCGACGAGGCGGCCGTGGCCTCGGTCGGGTCCAAGGGCGACAGCTATGACAACGCCCTCGCCGAGGCGTTCAACAGCCTCTTCAAAGCCGAGCTGATCCGCAACAAGGGGCCCTGGACGTCCATGAACGACGTTGAGATCGCGGTCGCCGAGTACGTCGACTGGTTCAACCAGCGTCGCCTGCACGGCGAGCTCGGGCACATCACCCCCGCCGAGTGCGAGGCCACCCACTACGCGGCCGAACCCCCGGCGTCACTCCAGAAAACCAGCTAA
- the ltrA gene encoding group II intron reverse transcriptase/maturase gives MNTDELEHAIYVAERRVLNIQTKLHRWARDDPHRRFDDLCNLVADPGFLLVAWDRVRGNKGARTAGVDGHTARSVEAGQGVEEFLDGLRSQLKDRSFRPLPVRERMIPKAGGKLRRLGIATITDRVVQASLKLVLEPIFEADFLPCSYGFRPNRRAHDAVAEVRYLSSRPRNYEWIVEGDITACFDEISHPALMDRVRRRVGDKRVLDLVKAFLKSGILGEDRLLRETTAGTPQGSILSPLLSNVALSVVDEYIAQAPGGPSAGKVDRARRHRHGLPNYRLIRYADDWCLMVFGSKADAEVLREEITEVLSKMGLRLSPEKTLITHIDEGLDFLGWHIQRHRKRGTSQYYVYTYPAKKAVQAVKRKVKTLCREVEVNQPLDDLLRRLHMALRGWCAYFRPGVSSATFAYLSHYTWQTVWRWMRRKHRRSTWKEIRNRYCGGGWWPSSENRELFDPEKVGTTRYRYRGSIIPAPWPIAG, from the coding sequence GTGAATACCGACGAACTGGAGCACGCCATATATGTGGCGGAGCGACGGGTACTGAATATCCAGACCAAGCTGCACCGTTGGGCTCGTGATGATCCTCATCGCAGGTTCGACGACCTCTGCAACCTCGTTGCCGATCCCGGTTTCCTTCTGGTGGCCTGGGACCGGGTAAGGGGTAACAAGGGTGCCCGCACGGCTGGAGTGGACGGGCACACAGCCCGTTCCGTCGAGGCCGGGCAGGGCGTCGAGGAATTCCTTGACGGACTGCGGTCGCAGCTGAAGGACCGTAGTTTCCGCCCGCTACCGGTGCGGGAGCGAATGATTCCGAAGGCCGGCGGAAAGCTCCGCCGCCTGGGGATCGCAACCATCACCGACCGGGTGGTCCAGGCATCTTTGAAACTGGTGCTGGAGCCGATTTTTGAGGCGGACTTCCTCCCGTGTTCCTACGGGTTCCGCCCGAATCGCCGAGCTCATGACGCGGTAGCCGAGGTGCGCTATCTCTCCTCGCGGCCACGCAATTATGAGTGGATCGTTGAGGGAGACATCACGGCATGCTTTGACGAAATCTCGCATCCGGCCCTGATGGACCGAGTGCGGCGTCGAGTCGGGGACAAACGCGTTCTGGACCTGGTGAAGGCATTCCTGAAGTCGGGCATCCTCGGAGAGGACCGCCTGCTGCGGGAAACCACCGCCGGGACCCCCCAAGGGTCGATTCTTTCGCCTCTGCTCAGCAACGTGGCACTGTCGGTCGTGGACGAGTACATCGCCCAGGCGCCGGGAGGCCCGAGCGCTGGGAAAGTGGACCGTGCCAGACGGCACCGCCATGGTCTGCCCAACTACCGCCTTATTAGGTATGCGGACGACTGGTGCCTGATGGTCTTCGGCTCGAAAGCTGATGCCGAGGTCCTGCGCGAGGAAATCACTGAGGTCTTGTCCAAGATGGGCTTGCGCCTGTCGCCGGAGAAGACCTTGATTACCCATATCGATGAGGGACTGGACTTTCTCGGGTGGCACATCCAGCGTCACCGCAAGAGGGGGACCAGTCAGTACTACGTCTACACCTATCCCGCGAAGAAGGCTGTCCAGGCCGTGAAGCGGAAGGTCAAGACGCTGTGCCGCGAGGTCGAAGTGAACCAGCCGTTGGATGACCTGCTGCGTCGTTTGCATATGGCGTTGCGGGGCTGGTGTGCTTACTTCCGGCCCGGGGTGTCCTCCGCAACCTTCGCTTATCTGAGCCACTACACGTGGCAGACGGTATGGCGATGGATGCGGCGAAAACACCGCCGGTCCACCTGGAAGGAAATCCGCAACCGCTATTGCGGCGGCGGATGGTGGCCCTCCAGTGAGAACAGGGAGCTGTTCGATCCTGAGAAGGTAGGCACGACCCGCTACCGATACCGAGGCTCGATAATTCCGGCTCCCTGGCCCATCGCGGGATGA
- a CDS encoding transposase → MAAPRKYPDELRERATRLAIEARKDPVGRAGAIKRIADQLDVHPEALRGWVKRAEIDSGVVPGTTSSEAARIAELEREVKELRRANAILKSASAFFAAELCATRRDVDREVVEDHFRRAAVAA, encoded by the coding sequence ATGGCTGCTCCCCGTAAGTACCCCGACGAGCTGCGCGAGCGTGCGACGCGGCTGGCGATCGAGGCCCGTAAGGATCCCGTCGGCAGGGCTGGTGCGATCAAGCGGATCGCCGATCAGCTCGACGTGCACCCCGAGGCCCTGCGGGGCTGGGTCAAGCGGGCCGAAATCGACTCGGGTGTCGTGCCCGGCACGACCAGCTCGGAGGCGGCCCGGATCGCGGAGCTGGAGCGGGAGGTGAAGGAACTGCGGCGGGCGAACGCGATTTTGAAGTCCGCCTCGGCTTTCTTCGCCGCGGAGCTGTGCGCCACGAGGCGCGATGTTGATCGAGAGGTGGTGGAAGACCACTTCCGTCGGGCCGCCGTAGCGGCCTGA
- a CDS encoding DUF7919 family protein, with amino-acid sequence MPNSAQDADGTVYSAPDLVIHYITEHRYCPPAEFCRAVVRTAGTDTTDLVGLG; translated from the coding sequence CTGCCGAATTCCGCGCAGGACGCCGACGGTACCGTCTACTCGGCTCCCGATCTCGTCATCCACTACATCACGGAACACCGCTACTGCCCCCCTGCGGAGTTCTGCCGGGCGGTGGTCAGAACGGCTGGGACGGATACCACCGACTTAGTTGGCCTTGGCTGA
- a CDS encoding TIGR02677 family protein, giving the protein MTSTTAPGPGPDGFSPFAHLTVQNTAFYRQVMQVFGMAKERFAVHLRPEEVYAALPVETRPGELDGVVKALDKLVEWGNLRADPDTGRVSAVEDFYRKRFIYQLTRAGEAAEEALTAYDEALGRRGALQAIALHDIVTQLRALLVLTADEQPDPGKTYLAFDALASRFTALADNARAFMSSLQRTIDLHEVEEAVFLAYKDRLIQYLERFIQDLITLGGRIAQLILELEDSGRIEVLLKAAAGREAADAAPEDAEPAAQKAYVHWAGRWDGLAVWFLSRNGRESQARLLRGRALGAIPQMLAVVRVLGERRAGRSDRSADFRTLARWFAEAPDDASRHQLWRAAFGLHPARHLTIDADTLAARSAAPVPAATPWAAAEPLRVSPQLRRTGSYERRGKPRRVEDRQERRRHLAELAAKQVAETAAARDRLVTDGVVRLSELGELDPVSFGLFLQLLGDALATWRPGMRHTVAGSNDGSMEVRLSALADGSEARIRTPSGTFHGPDHLIEIVDLTDGGGLVYAESER; this is encoded by the coding sequence ATGACCAGCACCACCGCTCCGGGCCCCGGGCCCGACGGCTTCAGTCCGTTCGCCCACCTCACGGTGCAGAACACCGCCTTCTACCGTCAGGTGATGCAGGTGTTCGGCATGGCCAAGGAGCGCTTCGCCGTGCATCTGCGCCCCGAGGAGGTGTACGCGGCACTGCCCGTGGAGACGCGGCCCGGCGAGCTCGACGGGGTCGTCAAGGCACTGGACAAACTGGTCGAGTGGGGGAATCTGCGGGCCGACCCCGACACCGGGCGGGTCAGCGCCGTCGAGGACTTCTACCGCAAACGCTTCATCTACCAGCTGACCCGGGCCGGGGAGGCGGCAGAGGAGGCCCTCACCGCCTATGACGAGGCGCTCGGGCGGCGGGGCGCCCTTCAGGCCATCGCTCTGCACGACATCGTCACCCAGCTTCGTGCCCTTCTCGTGCTCACGGCCGACGAGCAGCCGGATCCCGGCAAGACCTACCTCGCGTTCGACGCGCTCGCGAGCCGGTTCACGGCTCTCGCCGACAACGCGCGGGCGTTCATGAGCTCGTTGCAGCGGACCATCGATCTGCACGAGGTGGAGGAAGCGGTCTTCCTCGCGTACAAGGACCGCCTCATCCAGTATCTGGAGCGCTTCATCCAGGACCTGATCACCTTGGGCGGACGCATCGCCCAGCTCATCCTGGAGCTGGAGGACTCGGGCAGGATCGAGGTCCTGCTCAAGGCCGCCGCCGGGCGGGAGGCGGCCGACGCCGCGCCCGAGGACGCGGAGCCCGCCGCACAGAAGGCCTACGTCCACTGGGCCGGCCGTTGGGACGGGCTCGCGGTGTGGTTTCTCAGCCGGAACGGACGCGAATCGCAGGCCAGACTGCTGCGTGGCCGTGCACTGGGGGCCATTCCGCAGATGCTGGCCGTCGTCCGTGTGCTGGGGGAGCGCCGGGCCGGCCGGTCGGACCGCTCCGCGGACTTCCGCACCCTCGCGCGCTGGTTCGCCGAGGCCCCCGACGACGCCTCGCGACACCAGCTGTGGCGGGCGGCCTTCGGGCTCCATCCCGCCCGGCACCTCACGATCGACGCGGACACGCTGGCTGCCCGCTCGGCCGCACCGGTGCCCGCCGCCACGCCCTGGGCCGCCGCGGAGCCGCTGCGGGTCAGTCCTCAGTTGCGCCGTACCGGGAGTTACGAGCGGCGGGGCAAGCCCCGTCGGGTGGAGGACCGGCAGGAGCGGCGCCGCCACCTCGCCGAACTGGCGGCCAAGCAGGTGGCCGAGACCGCCGCCGCCCGGGACCGTCTCGTCACCGACGGAGTGGTCAGGCTGTCCGAGCTCGGCGAGCTCGACCCGGTGTCCTTCGGGCTCTTCCTCCAACTGCTCGGTGACGCGCTGGCCACCTGGCGACCCGGCATGCGGCACACCGTGGCCGGCAGCAACGACGGGTCGATGGAGGTCAGGCTCAGTGCTCTGGCCGATGGCTCGGAGGCGCGGATCCGTACGCCGTCGGGAACGTTTCACGGGCCCGACCATCTCATCGAGATCGTCGACCTGACCGACGGCGGCGGGCTGGTGTACGCAGAAAGCGAACGATGA
- a CDS encoding TIGR02678 family protein, with product MNTPLTEVLDGQHAAELRKAARALLKRPLLLSHGTHADEFRLVRRHASELREWFDRNTGWPLHVDAETARLRKIPGVLHDSTHPAREATRAAAPFTRRRYVLLCLALAALERGESQIALGRLADQVVLDATDPGLVASGIRFTLDRRDERLDLAAVVRLLLGLGVLRRVAGDEDAYVNGAGDVLYDVERRVLAGLLATRHGPSTVQAEAPAERLAQLVAETALDSEELRFRAMRHALTRRLLDDPVLYYAELSDAELSYLTRQRGFLTARVADLTGLVPEIRAEGIAMVDPDDDLTDVRMPEQGTHGHITLLLAEYLAGAGRPVTTHQLTQRVRELALVHGTFWSKAAREPGTEAELVEQAVARLAALGLVSRTADGAEPRPALARYAVGEPVVLEPGTPGRARGPAQRKAVQA from the coding sequence ATGAACACGCCACTGACCGAAGTGCTCGACGGGCAGCACGCCGCCGAGCTCCGCAAGGCGGCCCGCGCCCTGCTGAAACGGCCGCTCCTCCTCTCCCACGGCACGCACGCGGACGAGTTCCGGCTCGTGCGACGGCATGCCTCCGAACTCCGCGAGTGGTTCGACCGCAACACCGGCTGGCCGCTTCATGTGGACGCCGAGACCGCCCGGCTGCGCAAGATCCCCGGTGTGCTCCACGACTCCACGCACCCCGCACGTGAGGCGACCCGCGCCGCCGCCCCCTTCACCCGCCGCCGCTACGTCCTGCTCTGTCTGGCCCTGGCGGCCCTGGAGCGCGGCGAGTCCCAGATCGCACTCGGCCGTCTCGCCGACCAGGTCGTTCTCGACGCCACCGATCCAGGGCTGGTCGCGTCCGGCATCCGGTTCACCCTCGACCGGCGGGACGAGCGCCTCGACCTCGCCGCCGTCGTGCGGCTCCTGCTCGGTCTCGGCGTGCTGCGCCGGGTCGCCGGAGACGAGGACGCGTACGTGAACGGGGCGGGCGACGTGCTCTACGACGTCGAACGCAGGGTGCTGGCGGGGCTCCTCGCGACACGTCACGGGCCCTCCACGGTGCAGGCCGAGGCCCCGGCCGAGCGGTTGGCACAGCTCGTCGCCGAAACCGCCCTCGACAGCGAGGAGCTCCGCTTCCGGGCGATGCGGCACGCGCTCACCCGCAGACTGCTGGACGACCCGGTTCTCTACTACGCCGAACTGAGCGACGCCGAACTGAGCTACCTCACCAGGCAGCGCGGGTTCCTCACGGCCCGGGTGGCCGACCTGACCGGACTGGTGCCCGAGATCCGGGCCGAAGGCATCGCCATGGTCGACCCCGACGACGACCTCACCGACGTACGGATGCCCGAGCAGGGCACCCACGGCCACATCACCCTGTTGCTCGCCGAGTACCTGGCAGGGGCGGGCCGGCCCGTCACCACCCATCAGCTCACCCAGCGGGTGCGGGAACTCGCCCTCGTGCACGGTACGTTCTGGTCCAAGGCCGCGCGGGAGCCGGGCACGGAGGCTGAGCTCGTCGAGCAGGCCGTCGCCCGGCTCGCCGCCCTCGGCCTCGTCTCCCGGACCGCCGACGGGGCCGAGCCCCGCCCCGCGCTGGCCCGCTACGCGGTCGGCGAGCCCGTAGTCCTCGAACCAGGCACACCCGGCCGCGCGCGCGGGCCGGCGCAGCGAAAGGCCGTTCAGGCGTGA